The Canis aureus isolate CA01 chromosome 11, VMU_Caureus_v.1.0, whole genome shotgun sequence genome has a segment encoding these proteins:
- the BLOC1S1 gene encoding biogenesis of lysosome-related organelles complex 1 subunit 1, whose amino-acid sequence MLSRLLREHQAKQSERKELQEKRRREAIAAATCLTEALVDHLNVGVAQAYVNQRKLDHEVKTLQVQAAQFAKQTGQWIGMVENFNQALKEIGDVENWARSIELDMRTIATALEYVYKGQLQSAPS is encoded by the exons atgctGTCGCGCCTGCTGAGGGAGCACCAGGCCAAGCAGAGCGAACGCAAGGAGCTGCAGG AGAAGAGGAGGCGGGAGGCCATCGCCGCAGCGACCTGCCTCACGGAAGCGCTGGTGGATCACCTCAATGTGGG TGTGGCCCAGGCCTACGTGAACCAGAGAAAGCTGGACCATGAGGTGAAGACCCTACAGGTCCAGGCCGCCCAGTTTGCCAAGCAGACAGGCCAGTGGATCGGGATGGTGGAGAACTTTAATCAGGCACTCAAG GAAATCGGGGATGTGGAGAACTGGGCTCGGAGCATCGAGCTGGACATGCGCACCATTGCCACCGCACTGGAATATGTGTACAAAGGGCAGCTGCAGTCCGCCCCCTCCTag